The Magnolia sinica isolate HGM2019 chromosome 9, MsV1, whole genome shotgun sequence genome contains a region encoding:
- the LOC131256359 gene encoding (R)-mandelonitrile lyase-like, translated as MAITTVQSLLLLTLLFLPISSQSPHLESTNYIFNATEFPPEEEYDYIVVGGGTAGCPLAATLSEDHRVLLLERGGGSTSFPTVLTQQGFLPTLLQTDLYSSPAQSFISEDGVPNARGRILGGSSSINAGFYSRADSTFFLAGSGPINWDMSLVNASYEWVERAVAFQPNVGIWQSAVRDGLLEANFTPYNGFTVEHVVGTKIGATTFDPSGRRHSAADLLGYAAMSNIRVALHASVERVLFDHSPSVSYGRPSASGVVYRDHNGRYHNAMLRDKGEVILSAGALGSPQLLLLSGIGPRTYLATWGIPVIHHLPVVGQYLYDNPRNGVSFFSPIPLDHSLIQVVGITSSGFFLEAASNIIPFYPPFFRPIAAPFLLTVATLLEKVSGPVSTGSLRLASTDVRDNPTVRFNYFASPVDLDRCVSGVRKIGDALRSPAMDGFKWGIGMGREFRYVGPAMPANESDDGAMAEFCRRTVTTIWHYHGGCVAGKVVDGDYRVIGIGSLRVVDGSTFYASPGTNPQATVMMMGRYAGQRILEARRAESGNQRRP; from the exons aTGGCAATCACCACTGTCCAATCTCTCCTCCTCCTAACCCTCCTCTTCCTCCCTATCTCCTCCCAATCCCCTCATCTAg AGTCCACCAACTACATCTTCAATGCCACCGAATTCCCTCCCGAGGAGGAATACGACTACATCGTTGTCGGCGGCGGCACCGCTGGCTGCCCCCTCGCCGCCACCCTCTCCGAAGACCACCGCGTCTTGCTCCTCGAACGCGGCGGCGGCAGCACCTCCTTCCCCACCGTCCTCACCCAACAAGGCTTCCTCCCCACCCTCCTGCAGACCGACCTCTACTCCTCCCCCGCCCAGTCCTTCATCTCCGAAGACGGCGTCCCCAACGCCCGAGGCCGCATCCTTGGCGGCAGCAGCTCCATCAACGCCGGCTTCTACAGCCGCGCCGACTCCACCTTCTTCCTTGCCGGATCTGGCCCCATCAACTGGGACATGTCTCTCGTCAATGCCTCCTACGAGTGGGTCGAGCGGGCCGTAGCATTCCAACCCAACGTTGGGATCTGGCAGTCTGCCGTCCGTGACGGGCTCCTCGAGGCCAACTTCACACCCTACAATGGTTTCACCGTCGAACACGTGGTGGGGACGAAGATCGGGGCCACTACATTCGACCCGAGCGGGCGGCGGCACAGCGCTGCCGATCTTCTTGGTTACGCCGCAATGTCGAATATCAGGGTCGCCCTTCATGCCAGTGTCGAGAGGGTTCTCTTCGATCACTCTCCAA GCGTCTCTT atggacggccgtCGGCGAGCGGGGTGGTTTACAGGGACCACAACGGGCGGTACCACAACGCCATGCTGCGGGACAAGGGCGAGGTGATCCTCAGCGCCGGAGCGCTGGGCAGTCCCCAGCTACTGCTACTGAGCGGCATCGGGCCCCGCACCTACCTCGCCACGTGGGGCATACCCGTGATCCACCACCTCCCGGTCGTCGGTCAGTACCTCTACGACAACCCTCGCAACGGCGTCTCCTTCTTCTCCCCAATCCCTCTCGATCATTCCCTCATACAGGTTGTGGGCATCACCAGCTCCGGCTTCTTCCTCGAGGCCGCCTCCAACATCATCCCTTTCTACCCCCCTTTCTTCCGACCAATCGCCGCACCATTCCTCCTCACCGTTGCCACCCTCCTGGAGAAGGTCTCCGGCCCCGTCTCCACCGGCTCGCTCCGTCTCGCCTCGACCGACGTCCGCGACAACCCGACGGTCCGGTTCAACTACTTCGCGAGCCCGGTCGACCTGGACCGGTGCGTGAGCGGGGTGCGGAAGATCGGGGACGCACTGCGGTCCCCGGCCATGGATGGGTTCAAGTGGGGTATCGGCATGGGGAGGGAGTTTAGGTACGTGGGGCCCGCGATGCCGGCCAACGAATCGGACGACGGAGCGATGGCGGAGTTCTGCAGGCGGACGGTCACGACGATCTGGCACTACCACGGGGGGTGCGTGGCGGGGAAGGTCGTGGACGGCGATTATCGGGTCATTGGAATCGGATCGCTCCGGGTCGTGGATGGGTCCACCTTCTACGCGTCTCCTGGCACCAATCCCCAGGCGACGGTCATGATGATGGGAAG ATATGCTGGGCAGAGGATATTGGAAGCAAGGAGGGCAGAATCCGGGAATCAACGAAGGCCGTGA
- the LOC131256362 gene encoding mitogen-activated protein kinase kinase 7-like: MSSSSASSIKEANLQFVKIISNSQRAIIRQLRDRCTGEFHAVKEFVDRPISAIGRLQIYRENEYLRDSNSPFIVKHRGNFGEGDEFKIVLEYVDGSNIGSCGPIPEPTLSRYAHQILQGLNYLHSKRIVHGDVNPENILINGEDQVKICGLGNSKKLPGETVTFERWKGTSYGYRCPDKLREYPCDGYASDIWGFGMTILHGHIGRHPIMGPYANQNPELMYQLYVWEEKQRPLTREDSSEDFKKFISHCMHKEPSDRWKPIKLLEHAFITKHQDGNNAQHLNDQNPHEEPSSSSHTAQ; encoded by the coding sequence ATGTCGTCTTCATCGGCATCGTCCATCAAAGAGGCCAACCTACAGTTTGTCAAGATCATCAGCAACAGTCAAAGAGCCATTATCCGTCAACTCCGCGACCGCTGCACTGGCGAATTCCACGCCGTCAAGGAATTCGTTGATCGCCCCATTTCAGCAATCGGCCGTCTCCAAATCTACCGCGAGAACGAGTACCTCCGCGATTCTAATAGCCCCTTCATCGTCAAGCACCGTGGTAATTTTGGAGAGGGGGACGAATTCAAAATCGTCCTCGAATACGTGGACGGCAGCAACATTGGCTCCTGCGGTCCCATCCCTGAGCCAACACTCTCCAGGTACGCCCACCAGATCCTTCAAGGGCTCAACTACCTTCACAGCAAAAGGATCGTCCACGGCGACGTCAACCCTGAGAATATCctcatcaatggtgaggatcaGGTCAAGATTTGTGGTCTTGGTAATAGCAAGAAGCTGCCCGGGGAGACGGTCACCTTTGAGAGATGGAAAGGGACGTCGTATGGATACAGGTGCCCAGACAAGCTCCGCGAATACCCTTGTGATGGATATGCCAGTGACATATGGGGCTTCGGAATGACTATTCTGCATGGCCATATTGGGAGACATCCGATCATGGGCCCATATGCCAACCAAAATCCCGAGTTAATGTACCAACTGTACGTGTGGGAAGAAAAACAGAGGCCGCTGACGCGAGAAGACTCATCAGAGGATTTCAAGAAATTTATATCGCATTGCATGCATAAAGAACCGTCTGATCGGTGGAAACCAATAAAACTGTTGGAGCATGCATTCATTACTAAGCACCAGGACGGTAACAATGCCCAGCATTTGAATGATCAGAATCCACATGAAGAACCTTCTTCGTCATCTCACACTGCTCAGTGA